A single region of the Thermococcus paralvinellae genome encodes:
- a CDS encoding nucleoside-triphosphatase, whose translation MIIGITGERGVGKTTVLKKVIKELNDVYGIISERFDGGFYVEDVKTGKKMVLASEREKIGFKLRKFYFNPEAIKFMERALQRGGRIMVYDEIGYLELLGYFDVFKYIKEDCVLIVRKDFLDEISKQIPFDVVFEVTVENRDWIWRKILETLKS comes from the coding sequence ATGATAATTGGAATCACAGGTGAACGAGGAGTTGGAAAGACCACTGTGCTGAAAAAAGTCATCAAAGAGCTGAATGACGTATACGGTATCATAAGCGAGCGCTTTGACGGCGGATTCTATGTTGAGGACGTGAAAACTGGGAAGAAAATGGTATTGGCATCAGAAAGAGAGAAGATTGGTTTTAAGCTCAGAAAGTTCTATTTCAACCCAGAGGCTATTAAGTTCATGGAGCGGGCACTGCAGAGAGGCGGCAGAATTATGGTGTATGATGAGATTGGATATCTGGAATTGCTCGGCTACTTTGATGTTTTTAAATACATCAAAGAGGATTGCGTTTTAATAGTTAGAAAGGATTTTCTTGATGAAATATCCAAACAAATTCCATTTGATGTTGTTTTTGAGGTTACCGTAGAGAATAGAGATTGGATTTGGAGAAAAATTCTCGAGACCCTAAAGTCCTAG
- a CDS encoding ABC transporter ATP-binding protein: MLKVKNLEFAYRNGKVLKGVSFELKSGVGCLLGPNGAGKSTLLKCIVGILRPQSGRVELDGVDLIKLSFKERAKFVSYAPQEFSINFPYTVFEVVLMGRNPYVNLFEGPKREDEDKALKALKMLGINDLKDRPFTSLSGGQKRLVLIARALAQDGKLLVFDEPTSFLDFKNQLLVLSVIEKIAEKLEKLVLLSLHDPNLALTFCDEVFLMKDGKILMHGRIDEVVNEENLNLLYELKTRIVKIDDRKIVVPDKLGL, encoded by the coding sequence ATGCTCAAGGTTAAAAATTTAGAATTTGCTTACCGCAACGGAAAAGTGCTGAAAGGAGTTAGTTTTGAACTTAAAAGCGGTGTCGGCTGCCTACTTGGACCCAACGGAGCTGGAAAGTCCACACTTTTAAAATGCATCGTGGGGATTTTAAGACCACAGTCAGGAAGGGTAGAGCTCGATGGGGTTGACTTGATTAAGCTGAGCTTCAAAGAGAGGGCAAAGTTCGTATCATACGCTCCCCAAGAGTTCTCAATAAACTTTCCTTACACGGTTTTTGAAGTCGTTCTCATGGGCAGAAATCCCTATGTAAATCTCTTTGAAGGTCCTAAGAGGGAAGATGAAGACAAAGCACTCAAAGCTTTAAAGATGCTTGGTATAAATGATCTCAAAGACAGACCGTTTACCTCTCTAAGCGGAGGGCAAAAAAGGCTCGTGCTCATAGCGAGGGCTCTTGCTCAAGATGGAAAGCTACTGGTATTTGACGAACCTACCTCTTTCCTTGACTTTAAGAATCAGCTTTTAGTTCTTTCAGTCATTGAGAAAATTGCAGAGAAGCTTGAAAAGCTCGTTCTCTTGTCCCTTCACGATCCAAATCTGGCACTTACCTTCTGCGATGAAGTCTTTTTAATGAAGGATGGGAAAATCCTGATGCACGGCAGAATTGATGAAGTGGTTAATGAGGAAAATTTAAATCTGTTGTATGAGCTGAAGACGCGCATAGTGAAAATTGATGATAGGAAAATTGTCGTTCCTGATAAACTAGGACTTTAG